One genomic region from Rosa rugosa chromosome 1, drRosRugo1.1, whole genome shotgun sequence encodes:
- the LOC133725963 gene encoding uncharacterized protein LOC133725963 codes for MQSATSPLQTLLDLINETLSLILRTSLTVRSFAGRWQPLRSKLASLQTSVADISDSPHWAENPLLYTLLPNLLSTLQRLKALADQCNDTSFTGGKLHMQSDLDMAAASLTNQLRDLDLLLRSGVLHQSNAIVLSHPGPGSDKENLSFFIRDLFTRLQIGGVEFKKKALESLLQLLEDDDKAATLVAKEGNVAYLIHLLDFHNQPWVREQATSAVSLLAAANDESRKAVFEEGGLGPLLRLLESGTNTLKEKAAIAVEALTVDPENAWAVSAYGGVAVLIESIRSGTPATQTHSVGAIRNVANVEEIKTALGEEGAVPVLLQLLLSGTITAQEKSANCIAILASTDEYFRALIIQERGLQRLMHLIQDLLSSETLEHVLRAITSLSASEPCARVLSSSTLFLIQLAEFIKQGSSILQQISVSLLSNLSISISDGNKRAISSCMGSLVKLMESPKPVGLQESASQALVSLLTVRSNRKELVRDEKSVMRLIQMLDPRNEAVSYKFPVMVISGILAGGSQGCRKRLAAAGAQPHLQKLAEMEVAGAKKALQRLSGNRLKTIFSLTWRE; via the coding sequence ATGCAGAGCGCCACCTCCCCCCTCCAAACCCTCCTCGACCTCATCAACGAGACCCTCTCCCTCATCCTCCGCACCTCCCTCACCGTCCGATCCTTCGCCGGCCGCTGGCAGCCCCTCCGCTCCAAGCTCGCCTCCCTCCAGACCTCCGTCGCCGACATCTCCGACTCCCCCCACTGGGCCGAGAACCCCCTCCTCTACACTCTCCTCCCCAACCTCCTCTCCACTCTCCAGCGCCTCAAGGCCCTCGCCGACCAATGCAACGACACGTCGTTCACCGGCGGGAAGCTCCACATGCAGAGCGACCTCGACATGGCCGCCGCGTCCCTCACCAACCAGCTCCGCGACCTCGACCTGCTGCTCAGATCTGGCGTGCTCCACCAGTCAAACGCCATCGTTTTGTCCCACCCGGGTCCCGGGTCGGATAAGGAGAATCTCAGCTTCTTTATCCGGGACCTCTTCACGCGTCTGCAAATCGGCGGCGTCGAGTTCAAGAAGAAGGCTCTGGAGTCTCTGCTTCAGCTTCTCGAAGACGACGACAAGGCCGCGACCCTCGTCGCCAAAGAAGGAAACGTCGCCTATTTGATTCACCTTCTCGATTTCCACAACCAGCCCTGGGTCCGAGAACAGGCCACCTCCGCCGTTTCGCTCCTCGCCGCCGCAAACGACGAGTCGCGCAAGGCGGTGTTCGAAGAAGGGGGTTTAGGCCCGTTGCTGAGACTGCTCGAATCCGGGACTAACACATTGAAAGAGAAGGCGGCAATCGCCGTCGAGGCACTCACCGTCGACCCGGAAAACGCCTGGGCCGTTTCAGCCTACGGCGGCGTTGCTGTATTGATCGAATCCATTCGATCCGGGACTCCGGCGACGCAGACCCACTCGGTCGGCGCCATCAGAAACGTGGCTAACGTGGAGGAGATCAAGACGGCTTTAGGAGAAGAAGGGGCTGTGCCAGTGCTACTCCAATTGCTCCTCTCCGGCACCATCACCGCCCAAGAGAAATCCGCCAATTGCATAGCGATTTTAGCCTCAACCGATGAGTATTTCCGAGCTTTGATCATCCAAGAACGCGGCCTGCAGAGATTGATGCATTTGATCCAGGACCTACTGAGCTCGGAGACATTGGAACACGTCCTCCGAGCCATCACTTCGCTTTCGGCATCAGAGCCCTGCGCTCGAGTCCTGTCATCTTCAACCTTGTTCCTAATTCAATTGGCCGAGTTCATAAAGCAGGGTAGCTCAATCCTCCAGCAAATCTCAGTTTCTTTGCTTTCGAATCTATCAATTAGTATCAGCGATGGGAATAAGCGAGCCATTAGTAGCTGTATGGGGTCATTGGTCAAGCTCATGGAGTCGCCAAAACCGGTGGGGCTACAAGAATCGGCGTCGCAAGCTCTTGTTTCGCTGTTGACGGTCCGGTCGAACCGGAAAGAGTTGGTTAGGGACGAGAAGAGCGTGATGAGGCTGATTCAGATGTTGGATCCCAGAAACGAAGCAGTGAGCTACAAGTTTCCGGTGATGGTAATCTCGGGGATACTCGCCGGAGGAAGCCAGGGATGCAGGAAGAGGCTCGCTGCGGCCGGAGCTCAGCCACATTTACAGAAGCTAGCGGAGATGGAGGTCGCCGGAGCCAAGAAGGCGTTGCAGAGACTCTCCGGCAATAGGCTAAAGACCATTTTCTCCCTGACTTGGAGGGAATAA
- the LOC133732417 gene encoding uncharacterized protein LOC133732417 — MTQADKSGGPPRAHAPMAAFRRTMANCGFIDMVFVGSRYTWSNKFTKERLDKGFQTPLWRNWFPHNRVITLDPSESDHSPLLIEIQAGKQRKHRSRRLFRFEEIWHENSECNEIIKQGWAHPLTGNAL; from the coding sequence ATGACACAGGCAGACAAGTCAGGTGGACCTCCTAGGGCTCATGCACCCATGGCAGCGTTTCGGAGAACTATGGCAAATTGTGGATTCATTGATATGGTATTTGTGGGTAGTAGATATACTTGGAGTAATAAGTTCACAAAAGAGAGATTGGATAAGGGGTTTCAGACTCCTCTTTGGCGAAACTGGTTTCCTCACAATAGAGTTATCACCCTTGATCCTTCAGAGTCTGACCACAGCCCTTTACTCATAGAGATTCAGGCTGGAAAACAGAGAAAGCATCGTAGTAGGAGACTGTTCCGTTTCGAAGAAATATGGCATGAGAACTCGGAATGCAATGAGATTATTAAGCAGGGATGGGCTCACCCCTTGACGGGAAATGCGTTATAG
- the LOC133744056 gene encoding clathrin coat assembly protein AP180-like, giving the protein MPSKLKKAIGAVKDQTSISLAKVSNTSNLASLEVTILKATSHDVVPIDDKYVREILSLISASKSNAATCAQAIAKRIGKTRNWIVAIKSLMLVLRIFQDGDPYFPIEVLHGMKRGAKILNLSNFRDDSTSCPWDYTAFVRNFALYLEERLDCFLTGKLQRRFTYQRDQDCIIINNTRNRRRGINNEPVVRDMKPAMLLDRIQFWQKLLDRAIALIPSGAAKTNRLILISLYAIVQETYDLYRDISDGLALLLDSFFHLQYHSCLSAFHACVKASKQFEELSTFYGTCKALGVGRTSEYPSVQKISEELIETLQEFVKDQASFPGRSPPQYMNQNVKDKGTASSPDQFEFANSEPFEGASERGSAFGSACTSLSDLMSVGGIENGASPSWSAEQDFLTSDEQLSEKTLSPFQSPLPEFMVGSNDKASSQSLPQIDLFEVFPPQQTDQVQQANQEGEKPAWELVLFESANQSGAMETSSIASPPPNLFASPSPNLSPNLLESSSSPDLDYFFQNSLTSNALHQNNPFLQDIVQVEGFAIPTSNETSSNAGLENLDDLFSFPSTSQPSAPPTFGVRSSNGSTVAPTFVADSSEQSTMLPTFSSHNSNGSTMAPTFLANNPKQSTMSPTFSAQNSNGRNVAPTYLAQSTKQSTMSPRFSAQNSNERAVAPTFCTADTIDSTVVPTNPKETEIAPTFSAQRGEGSSMSPPLCAQNTNNSITAPTFQAEFPRDRTLALPSCAENLKDTEIAPSFSAQSPEGSSFSPSFCAQNTNNSITAPTFHAEFPKDKTLALSICAENSRESRMSQTFGELTPNNGSVVAPTFSSEEPNEFMAVPTFSARSSTNGNETPRFGSPFAIQSDDPFGPFSGMTSTSETMCNGTVNQETVLHQQRQWLEQQNKIIAKHLT; this is encoded by the coding sequence ATGCCAAGCAAGTTAAAGAAGGCAATCGGGGCAGTGAAAGACCAGACGAGCATAAGCCTAGCCAAGGTCTCCAATACCTCCAACCTCGCCAGCCTCGAAGTTACCATCCTCAAGGCCACCTCCCACGACGTCGTTCCGATCGACGACAAGTACGTCCGTGAGATCCTCTCCCTCATCTCCGCCTCCAAATCCAACGCCGCCACCTGCGCCCAAGCCATCGCCAAACGCATCGGCAAGACCCGCAACTGGATCGTCGCCATCAAGTCCCTCATGCTCGTCCTCCGAATCTTCCAGGACGGCGACCCCTATTTCCCCATTGAAGTCCTCCACGGGATGAAACGTGGCGCCAAGATCCTTAACCTCTCCAATTTTCGTGATGACTCGACCTCATGTCCCTGGGACTACACCGCCTTCGTCCGCAACTTCGCTCTCTACCTTGAAGAAAGGCTCGACTGCTTCCTCACCGGAAAGCTCCAGCGGCGTTTCACCTATCAGCGAGATCAGGATTGCATTATCATCAACAACACCCGTAACCGCCGACGAGGCATTAATAATGAACCTGTGGTTCGGGACATGAAGCCGGCGATGCTGCTGGACCGGATTCAATTCTGGCAGAAACTGCTGGATCGAGCCATTGCCTTAATCCCCTCCGGTGCCGCCAAAACGAACCGTTTAATCCTCATTTCCCTCTACGCAATCGTCCAGGAGACCTACGATCTATACAGAGACATTTCGGACGGGCTGGCTTTGCTTTTAGATAGCTTTTTTCATCTCCAATACCATTCATGTCTAAGTGCTTTTCATGCATGCGTAAAAGCCTCGAAGCAATTCGAAGAGCTTTCTACTTTTTATGGAACTTGCAAGGCGTTAGGTGTTGGGAGGACCTCTGAGTATCCAAGCGTGCAGAAAATTTCTGAGGAGCTGATCGAGACATTGCAGGAGTTTGTGAAAGACCAAGCTTCATTTCCAGGTCGATCGCCGCCGCAGTATATGAATCAGAATGTTAAAGATAAAGGGACGGCATCCAGCCCGGACCAATTTGAGTTTGCTAATTCAGAGCCGTTCGAGGGTGCATCGGAGAGAGGCTCAGCTTTTGGTTCGGCTTGTACGTCGTTATCGGATTTGATGAGTGTTGGCGGTATAGAAAATGGGGCTAGCCCATCGTGGTCGGCCGAGCAAGATTTTCTTACCTCCGATGAGCAATTGTCCGAGAAGACCCTGTCTCCGTTTCAGTCACCGTTACCGGAATTCATGGTTGGTAGTAATGATAAAGCATCGAGCCAATCTTTGCCGCAGATTGATCTTTTTGAGGTCTTTCCACCGCAACAAACAGATCAGGTTCAACAAGCTAATCAAGAAGGTGAAAAACCTGCAtgggaacttgttctttttgaGTCTGCAAATCAAAGTGGTGCAATGGAAACATCATCGATTGCTTCGCCTCCTCCCAACCTGTTTGCTTCTCCTTCTCCTAACCTGTCTCCTAATCTGTTGGAGTCATCGTCCAGCCCGGACTTGGACTATTTCTTTCAGAATTCTTTGACAAGCAATGCATTACACCAAAACAATCCATTTCTTCAAGACATTGTACAAGTTGAGGGCTTTGCAATTCCCACTTCCAATGAGACAAGTAGTAACGCTGGCCTAGAAAATTTGGACGATTTGTTTTCGTTCCCTTCCACATCTCAGCCATCGGCGCCACCAACATTTGGTGTGCGGAGTTCCAATGGGAGCACAGTGGCTCCAACATTTGTGGCTGACAGTTCAGAACAAAGCACAATGTTACCAACATTTTCTTCCCATAATTCAAATGGTAGCACAATGGCACCAACATTCTTGGCCAATAATCCAAAACAAAGCACAATGTCTCCTACATTTTCTGCACAGAACTCAAATGGGAGAAATGTAGCTCCAACGTACTTGGCCCAGAGTACAAAACAAAGCACGATGTCACCAAGGTTTTCTGCACAGAACTCAAATGAGAGGGCGGTGGCTCCAACCTTTTGTACGGCGGATACAATAGATAGCACAGTGGTACCAACAAATCCAAAAGAGACTGAAATTGCACCAACATTTTCAGCTCAGCGTGGGGAAGGAAGCTCAATGTCACCACCTCTTTGTGCGCAGAATACAAATAATAGCATAACAGCACCAACATTTCAAGCAGAATTTCCAAGGGATAGGACTTTGGCACTTCCATCTTGTGCAGAAAATTTGAAAGACACTGAAATCGCACCATCATTTTCGGCTCAAAGTCCTGAAGGAAGCTCATTTTCACCATCCTTTTGTGCGCAGAATACAAATAACAGCATAACAGCACCAACATTTCATGCAGAATTTCCAAAGGATAAGACTTTGGCCCTTTCAATTTGTGCAGAAAATTCAAGAGAGAGCAGAATGTCGCAAACGTTTGGGGAGCTGACTCCTAATAATGGGAGTGTAGTAGCACCAACCTTCAGTTCAGAGGAACCTAATGAGTTCATGGCCGTGCCAACTTTCTCGGCAAGAAGCAGTACTAATGGCAACGAGACACCAAGGTTTGGTTCGCCATTTGCTATCCAAAGTGATGACCCGTTCGGACCCTTCTCTGGCATGACAAGTACAAGTGAAACTATGTGTAATGGAACAGTGAATCAAGAAACTGTGTTGCATCAACAAAGACAGTGGTTGGAGCAACAAAACAAGATTATTGCTAAACATTTGACTTGA
- the LOC133744041 gene encoding uncharacterized protein LOC133744041: MVNKPWRIIPRPLLETVLNNHAHHHRVPQPLILHGPRGVGKTTLILERLLGEWNQGPHLTGYVDFAESIKDHHPQFNHSFPWASWANCPPPSLSDCTTKLETCLESMAHSGVRLGAITSHQVFSTLCKWHSLNNSLRRVIQGSKASNNAVSDKVSGSVLWDRAVFALSARCDAEEIDGVLGLSDTKKKKKSLSLEEASYYREAVVALKLAKEVIQLQHSWRANAIAHLNRTGGFSRSLANSCTDWPCLLLELLSQAAEIDHFQPKLVINNIEVLKNAILLDESSSVSGSMYHDSLIWRIIALGANERCLPLVLVTSDSYYSYRAYMDFGFPDIFISREIFGWNPQEAKLHMVTDYFSHSEWLIIAEVLGPNPRHLFELYALKQGNYYQKLVDNEDGTFEDIVDSYLAYLQITVVNPAMERALGFLQKFAVDAHRGNISKDRLRFGAPWRHPPPTDEPTLCTDWAKVQLMDFVQSFVNTEFGVNYLADCSLEIFDDPSAVALVEVGLLYSQRDLSIIRPISRAIQRCLVRWLVQERLKMGFRESLQYLWQRIIRGRSYRHLMLQVGYK; this comes from the exons atggtgaacaAACCCTGGAGGATCATCCCCAGGCCATTGTTAGAAACAGTCCTCAACAACCACGCTCACCACCACCGCGTCCCCCAGCCTCTCATCCTCCACGGCCCCCGCGGCGTCGGCAAGACCACTCTCATCCTCGAAC GTCTGCTGGGCGAGTGGAACCAAGGCCCCCACCTCACTGGCTACGTCGACTTCGCCGAGTCCATCAAAGACCACCACCCCCAGTTCAATCACTCCTTTCCTTGGGCTTCATGGGCCAATTGCCCACCTCCCTCTTTGTCCGATTGCACAACCAAACTCGAAACCTGCCTCGAATCCATGGCTCACAGCGGCGTCCGGCTCGGCGCCATTACCTCCCACCAGGTCTTCTCTACCCTTTGCAAATGGCACAGTCTCAACAACTCTCTTCGCCGAGTTATTCAGGGCAGTAAGGCTTCCAACAATGCGGTTTCCGACAAGGTTTCCGGCTCCGTTCTGTGGGATCGGGCGGTTTTCGCATTGAGTGCTAGGTGTGATGCTGAAGAGATTGATGGGGTTTTAGGGTTGAGTGatacgaagaagaagaagaagagtttgTCACTGGAGGAGGCTTCGTATTATAGGGAGGCCGTTGTGGCATTGAAATTGGCAAAGGAGGTCATTCAGTTGCAGCATAGCTGGAGGGCTAATGCCATTGCGCATTTGAATCGGACAGGTGGGTTTTCGAGGTCTCTGGCGAATTCGTGTACTGATTGGCCTTGTTTGTTGTTGGAGTTGTTGTCACAAGCTGCTGAAATTGATCATTTTCAG CCTAAGCTGGTGATAAACAATATCGAAGTTCTGAAGAATGCAATTCTGTTAGATGAGAGTTCATCAGTCAGTGGATCGATGTACCATGACAGCCTAATATGGAGAATAATTGCTTTAGGTGCAAATGAGAGGTGCTTGCCTCTTGTACTTGTGACATCGGATAG TTACTATTCGTACCGAGCTTACATGGATTTTGGATTTCCAGACATATTCATCTCTCGTGAG ATCTTTGGCTGGAATCCCCAAGAAGCCAAACTGCATATGGTTACTGATTACTTCAGTCATTCAGAG TGGTTGATAATTGCCGAGGTGCTTGGCCCAAACCCACGGCACCTATTCGAGCTATATGCACTCAAGCAGGGCAATTACTATCAGAA GTTGGTGGATAACGAAGATGGCACATTTGAGGACATTGTGGATTCATATTTAGCATATTTGCAA ATTACTGTAGTCAATCCTGCCATGGAGAGAGCATTGGGGTTTCTGCAAAAGTTTGCTGTTGATGCACACAGGGGAAATATATCAAAAGATAGACTGCGCTTTGGTGCACCTTGGAGACATCCTCCACCAACTGATGAACCCACATTGTGCACTGATTGGGCAAAGGTCCAGCTGATGGATTTTGTGCAGTCTTTTGTCAATACAGAATTTGGG GTTAATTATCTAGCTGATTGTAGCCTGGAGATCTTCGATGATCCATCTGCTGTTGCATTAGTGGAG GTTGGTTTGCTCTATTCTCAACGGGATCTATCCATCATTCGCCCCATATCTAGAGCCATTCAACGGTGTCTTGTAAGATG GCTTGTCCAAGAGAGATTAAAGATGGGTTTCCGGGAATCACTCCAGTATTTGTGGCAGCGTATTATACGTGGCCGTAGCTATCGTCATTTAATGCTACAAGTAGGCTATAAGTAG